The DNA segment ACGCCTTCCTTGAGGAGGCCCACCTCGAGCCATTCCCCGCTCTCCGCCAGGACGCGGACGCGGCGGCCCTCGGGAGCGGTGTAGCCGACGGTGAACTTCTCGCCCGGCCCGTTGCGCAGCTCCGCGCGGCCGGCGACGATGACCCCTCGCCCGGGCGGCAGCACGGCGCGCAGGCCCGCCCACCAGAGGCCGAACAGGACCCAGGCGGCGGCGGCGCCGAGGAGCCAGTCGCGCAGCGCCTCGCGCCGCTCGACGTTCCCGAGCAAGGTCAGGGCCGCGAGGATCATGGCGGCCCAGGCCGCGAGCCAGTGCAGGCCCGCCAGCTCGCGGGCGGACAGCGCGGTGAAGGCCGCGAACGCGGGCGCGGGGATGCCGGGAGGGGCCAGCTCCTCTCCGGAGCGCTTCAGGACGAAGTCGAGGTTGTGACGCCCGTCGCCGTCGCGCGGGTCGAGGTCGAAGGCGCGCTGATACGAGGCGGAGGCGCGTCCGAGCCTGCCGGCCTTGAGCAGGGCGTTGCCGAGGTCGTAGTGCAGAGCGGGGTCGCCGGGATCGGCGGCGAGGAGCGCGGCGAATGCGGCGGCGGCCCGGTCGTGATCGCCCGCGTCGTAGGCGGCCCTCGCCTGGTCGTACGTCGCGGGCGCGGCGGCCGCGTCCGGCGAGGCGAGCGCGGCGGCGAGGAGAAGGGCGATCATGAGCGGAGCTCCTTGTCGAAGGCGAGCGCGAGGGCCCGGATCTCGTCGGCGAGGCGCTTGACCTCGGCCTGACCGGCCCCGCCCGGGGCGTAGCGCAGCAAGTCGAGCTCTTCCCACACCGACCGCAGGCGCGCGAGTCCGGCCGGCGCCGCCTTGCGGCCTTGCAGGGCGGCCGAGACGGCCTTGAGCGTCAGCCCCGCCGCCGGCCGGCCGAGCTTGTCGGCGAGATAGCCGGTCAGCGCCTCGCCGAGCAGGGCCACCGCGCGGGCGCGCTCCGCGGCGGGCTGGGCCTCG comes from the Elusimicrobiota bacterium genome and includes:
- a CDS encoding tetratricopeptide repeat protein translates to MIALLLAAALASPDAAAAPATYDQARAAYDAGDHDRAAAAFAALLAADPGDPALHYDLGNALLKAGRLGRASASYQRAFDLDPRDGDGRHNLDFVLKRSGEELAPPGIPAPAFAAFTALSARELAGLHWLAAWAAMILAALTLLGNVERREALRDWLLGAAAAWVLFGLWWAGLRAVLPPGRGVIVAGRAELRNGPGEKFTVGYTAPEGRRVRVLAESGEWLEVGLLKEGVKGWILAASVEKL